From Haloarcula hispanica ATCC 33960, the proteins below share one genomic window:
- a CDS encoding ABC transporter ATP-binding protein codes for MAKTADSPILEVENLTKYYESGGTIVDTLLGRSQEVKALDGVDLELYPGETLGIVGESGCGKTTLAQTLLRLIEPTAGSVRYKGEDLTGASDDRLRALRKDIQYIFQDPFASLNPRLTVGDIVGEPLDIHGIADGEERTERVKELLETVGLSPRHTHRYPHEFSGGQRQRIGIARALAVDPEVIVCDEPVSALDVSVQAQILNLLEDLQDEFGLSYIVIAHDLSVVEHISDRVGVLYLGEFAEVGPTEDVFQPPYHPYAEALLSAIPEPDPGWEGDRIFLSGDVPSPLNPPSGCRFHTRCPKVIQPEGTDMAQSEWRSLMDLKQRLRKADSLEAVTAVQEGVEDEDLSQLSRSALETRVRAEFGLPDTVGDREAEDVLAAALDHLHDEAFEDALAAMNDAFSSPCERTDPALFDVGDDHRIACLLHDDERPDTPTRTG; via the coding sequence ATGGCTAAGACGGCCGATAGCCCGATCCTGGAGGTCGAGAACCTCACGAAATACTACGAGTCTGGCGGGACCATCGTTGACACCCTGCTGGGCCGGAGTCAGGAGGTGAAAGCTCTGGACGGCGTCGACCTGGAACTCTACCCCGGTGAGACGCTAGGTATCGTCGGCGAGTCCGGCTGTGGCAAGACGACGCTCGCCCAGACGCTGCTGCGGCTCATCGAACCCACGGCCGGCTCAGTCCGCTACAAGGGCGAGGACTTGACGGGGGCTTCTGACGACCGCCTGCGGGCACTCCGGAAGGACATCCAGTACATCTTCCAAGACCCTTTCGCCAGCCTCAATCCGCGGCTGACGGTCGGCGACATCGTCGGCGAACCGCTGGACATCCACGGGATCGCGGACGGCGAGGAGCGAACCGAGCGTGTCAAAGAGTTGCTTGAGACCGTCGGGCTGAGCCCGCGTCACACACACCGCTACCCCCACGAGTTCTCGGGCGGTCAGCGCCAGCGCATCGGTATCGCCCGCGCGCTCGCCGTCGACCCCGAGGTCATCGTCTGTGACGAACCCGTCTCGGCGCTGGACGTGAGCGTGCAGGCCCAGATTCTGAACCTGCTGGAGGACTTGCAGGACGAATTCGGCCTCTCCTACATCGTCATCGCCCACGACCTCTCTGTCGTCGAGCACATCTCCGACCGCGTGGGCGTCCTGTATCTCGGGGAGTTCGCCGAAGTCGGCCCGACCGAGGACGTGTTCCAGCCGCCGTATCACCCCTACGCCGAGGCGCTGCTGTCGGCCATTCCGGAGCCGGACCCCGGCTGGGAGGGGGACCGTATTTTCCTCTCCGGCGATGTTCCGTCGCCGCTGAACCCCCCGTCGGGCTGTCGGTTCCACACCCGCTGTCCGAAGGTCATCCAGCCCGAAGGCACCGACATGGCCCAGTCCGAGTGGCGGTCACTGATGGACCTGAAACAGCGGCTCCGCAAAGCCGACTCGCTTGAGGCCGTCACCGCCGTGCAAGAGGGCGTCGAGGACGAAGACCTGAGTCAGCTCTCGCGGTCCGCACTCGAAACCCGGGTCCGCGCCGAGTTCGGCCTCCCGGACACGGTCGGCGACCGGGAGGCCGAGGACGTGCTCGCGGCGGCGCTCGACCACCTGCACGACGAGGCCTTCGAGGACGCGCTGGCGGCGATGAACGACGCCTTCAGCTCCCCCTGCGAGCGAACCGACCCCGCGCTGTTCGACGTCGGTGACGACCACCGCATCGCCTGCCTGTTGCACGACGACGAGCGACCGGACACGCCGACGCGGACGGGGTAG
- a CDS encoding ABC transporter permease: MGLRRFIAVRVLTTIPILFGVSVFTFAMVHLTPGDPIDQLVALNPQISAAEEAAIRARYGLDGPVWQQYLTWITNVLQGDFGTVINVDQPVGPYIMDRLPQTIALGLFGWVIALLIAIPTGIYAAVHKDTLGDDLSRVFALSGISLPNFWLGLMLILVFALWLDLWPVLAPNKPLFSPAMLKYLVLPGVTIGTASSATLMRVMRSSMAEEMNKEYVTAARAKGLPERTVVLKHVLRNSLISVTTIAAFLTASIFAGAVVVESVFAWPGLGRAFVKAISGREVDLIMAITLFTGVTIILANLLADIVYALLDPRIRYD; the protein is encoded by the coding sequence ATGGGCCTCAGACGCTTCATCGCAGTCCGGGTGCTCACGACCATCCCGATACTGTTCGGAGTCTCGGTGTTCACCTTCGCGATGGTCCACCTGACGCCAGGGGACCCGATCGACCAGTTAGTGGCGCTAAACCCTCAGATTTCGGCCGCCGAGGAGGCGGCGATACGCGCCAGATACGGGCTCGACGGCCCGGTGTGGCAGCAGTACCTCACCTGGATAACCAACGTCCTCCAGGGCGATTTCGGGACGGTCATCAACGTCGACCAGCCGGTCGGTCCGTACATTATGGATCGGTTACCACAGACTATCGCACTGGGCCTGTTCGGCTGGGTTATTGCCTTACTCATCGCGATTCCGACCGGCATCTACGCCGCCGTGCACAAGGACACGCTGGGCGACGACCTCTCGCGGGTGTTCGCGCTGTCGGGCATCTCGCTGCCGAACTTCTGGCTCGGCCTGATGCTCATCCTCGTGTTCGCGCTCTGGCTCGACCTCTGGCCGGTGCTGGCTCCGAACAAACCGCTGTTCTCGCCGGCAATGCTGAAGTATCTCGTCCTCCCGGGCGTCACCATCGGGACGGCGTCGTCGGCCACGCTGATGCGCGTGATGCGGTCGTCGATGGCCGAGGAGATGAACAAGGAGTACGTCACGGCGGCCCGGGCGAAGGGGCTGCCCGAGCGGACGGTCGTGTTGAAACACGTCCTGCGGAACTCGCTCATCTCGGTGACCACCATCGCCGCGTTCCTGACGGCGAGTATCTTCGCCGGCGCTGTCGTCGTCGAATCAGTGTTCGCCTGGCCCGGTCTGGGGCGAGCCTTCGTCAAGGCGATCTCCGGCCGCGAAGTCGACCTCATCATGGCGATCACGCTGTTTACCGGTGTGACGATCATCCTGGCGAACCTGCTCGCAGACATTGTGTACGCGCTGTTAGACCCACGAATCCGCTACGACTGA
- a CDS encoding DUF4350 domain-containing protein, which yields MTEGRIVKPLAVFIVVLVAILGGTFLLAVVNPGSSGPPDGQSIDGQSPSQYQPDAVNAPVDPEEGEISVDSEASDKRILVDTGHGNQVSESELEPITEAVFEAGHTVEYGTAGTASFADSLGQYDGVLIVQPLGSYSQEEREALQEYTDDGGRVVVLAEPTQTRLSTGFTQSTTTVSFGANNATAQYGVRMGAEQLYNVDDSANDNNFKAIYASPSDDGELTDGVETITFDTAGYAVVNGDAETKFTAADGTRTLETRRTGTYATVVRNDNMVFVTDSTFIRSSEIYDADNEVFIGNLLSFLLDGEAPDPDAGETFDGGFGTDEEAVTPTETPAEPTPTPAPTPPGS from the coding sequence ATGACTGAGGGCCGTATCGTCAAGCCGCTCGCCGTGTTTATCGTCGTTCTCGTGGCGATACTGGGCGGCACGTTCCTCCTCGCAGTCGTTAATCCGGGGTCATCCGGCCCGCCGGACGGCCAGTCGATCGACGGCCAGTCTCCGTCGCAGTACCAGCCCGACGCCGTCAATGCCCCTGTCGACCCCGAAGAAGGGGAGATATCGGTCGACTCCGAGGCGAGTGACAAGCGAATACTCGTCGACACGGGCCACGGCAATCAGGTGTCCGAGTCCGAACTCGAACCGATTACCGAGGCCGTGTTCGAAGCGGGCCACACCGTTGAGTACGGCACCGCCGGCACTGCTTCGTTCGCCGATTCGCTGGGCCAGTACGACGGTGTGCTCATCGTCCAGCCGCTCGGCAGCTACTCGCAAGAAGAACGCGAAGCGCTACAGGAGTACACAGACGACGGTGGCCGTGTCGTCGTCCTCGCCGAACCGACACAGACCCGCCTGTCGACCGGCTTCACCCAGTCGACGACGACGGTGTCGTTCGGCGCCAACAACGCCACCGCGCAGTACGGCGTCCGGATGGGTGCCGAACAGCTGTACAACGTCGATGATTCGGCCAACGACAACAACTTCAAGGCCATCTATGCATCGCCGAGCGACGACGGCGAACTGACCGACGGTGTCGAGACGATCACCTTCGACACCGCCGGCTACGCGGTGGTAAACGGCGATGCCGAGACGAAGTTCACCGCTGCCGATGGCACCCGGACGCTGGAGACGCGTCGCACCGGCACGTACGCGACAGTCGTCCGCAACGACAACATGGTGTTCGTCACTGACTCGACGTTCATACGCAGTTCCGAGATATACGACGCCGACAACGAGGTGTTCATCGGGAACCTGCTTTCGTTCCTGCTCGACGGTGAAGCACCCGACCCGGATGCCGGTGAGACCTTCGATGGCGGCTTCGGGACGGACGAGGAAGCTGTAACCCCGACTGAAACACCAGCAGAGCCGACTCCCACACCTGCACCGACCCCTCCCGGATCCTGA
- a CDS encoding ABC transporter substrate-binding protein has protein sequence MSQDADASGTPTVSRRRMLQTTGAATLAALAGCNTGTNDGASSGGGGGAPDPVRERVDVDVDEIQDGGTLRFGLGAGIDSFDPSYSTNAPSGNVHGLVYESIITQDAAGTVYPWLAKSWERVDVQEVEDGAYEPYMVSADTDDDGNLVADDQILIRNQEAGEVLSVNEAPDAVEDGTYGIKYQAKLHEGVKFHNGEEMTAENVARSYEVVENSSISAQTFDSFLYAEVVDDYTVNIYGQEPDAEADNQLPVDVYPMEHIEEYPDTGADPRNDHTPIGTGPYQFESYETEERAEFSSFDDYWLDDLGLDALEWWDGPDGFPTSPVVDEVVVAIVQDNATRAAALNNGEIDLTYGLNTGTYGEYRSAEDFRLSVTNAGAYNFLQYPVTQSPWDDPRIRRGVNQLIPRAQIAENIYNGYRNPAYTPLPEMAAKAGTVDYEALTEELRPQTEQNTEAATELLQEAVDDLGVETPIEATIETNATDDRLREAELIAQVLSNTEFFDISVEDFEFTTFIQRILGSEYYQQGNIVLIGLSGTFNPGSFYDAVNSIDNFGQCCNFNRIDTPELDEIATEARFSVEAVEDSQFRGEQYDKVWQGLIEQAPNSYTVFGTNVTALSTEYVGYNTYTFSSSILPYGLHAPEDQQVAYLNRE, from the coding sequence ATGTCTCAAGATGCAGATGCCAGCGGAACGCCGACAGTATCGCGACGACGGATGCTTCAGACTACGGGTGCCGCCACACTGGCCGCACTCGCCGGCTGTAACACCGGTACCAACGACGGAGCCAGTAGCGGAGGCGGCGGTGGGGCTCCCGACCCGGTCCGTGAGCGCGTCGACGTCGATGTCGACGAGATTCAGGACGGGGGGACCCTCCGGTTCGGCCTCGGTGCCGGAATCGACTCCTTTGACCCGTCCTACAGCACCAATGCGCCGTCCGGGAACGTCCACGGCCTCGTCTACGAGAGTATCATCACACAGGACGCCGCAGGCACCGTCTATCCCTGGCTAGCGAAGTCCTGGGAACGGGTGGACGTACAGGAAGTCGAGGACGGAGCCTACGAACCGTACATGGTGTCGGCTGATACGGACGACGACGGGAACCTCGTCGCCGACGACCAGATACTCATCCGGAATCAGGAGGCCGGTGAAGTTCTGAGTGTCAACGAGGCCCCCGACGCCGTCGAAGACGGTACCTACGGCATCAAGTACCAGGCCAAACTCCACGAGGGCGTCAAATTCCACAACGGCGAGGAGATGACCGCCGAGAACGTCGCCCGGTCCTACGAGGTCGTCGAGAACTCCTCGATTTCGGCCCAGACGTTCGACTCGTTCCTCTACGCCGAGGTTGTTGATGACTACACGGTCAACATCTACGGGCAAGAGCCCGATGCGGAAGCCGACAACCAGCTCCCGGTCGACGTGTACCCGATGGAGCACATCGAGGAATACCCAGACACGGGCGCGGACCCGCGCAACGACCACACCCCCATCGGGACGGGACCGTACCAGTTCGAATCCTACGAGACCGAGGAACGCGCCGAGTTCAGTTCCTTCGACGACTACTGGCTCGACGACCTCGGCCTCGACGCGCTGGAGTGGTGGGACGGCCCGGACGGCTTCCCGACGAGTCCGGTCGTCGACGAAGTCGTGGTCGCCATCGTGCAGGACAACGCGACCCGTGCCGCGGCGCTCAACAACGGCGAGATCGACCTCACCTACGGGCTCAACACCGGCACGTACGGCGAGTACCGGAGTGCCGAGGACTTCCGGCTCAGCGTGACTAATGCCGGCGCGTACAACTTCCTCCAGTACCCCGTCACCCAGTCACCGTGGGACGACCCGCGCATCCGCCGGGGCGTCAATCAGCTGATTCCCCGTGCCCAGATCGCCGAGAACATCTACAACGGGTATCGGAATCCGGCCTACACGCCGCTGCCTGAAATGGCCGCCAAAGCGGGGACGGTGGACTACGAGGCACTCACCGAGGAACTGCGCCCACAGACCGAGCAGAACACCGAGGCGGCGACCGAACTGCTGCAGGAGGCCGTCGACGACCTCGGCGTCGAGACGCCAATCGAGGCCACAATCGAGACGAACGCGACGGACGACCGCCTGCGCGAGGCCGAACTCATCGCGCAGGTGCTGAGCAACACGGAGTTTTTCGACATCAGCGTCGAGGACTTCGAGTTCACAACATTCATCCAGCGCATCCTCGGCTCCGAGTACTACCAGCAGGGCAACATCGTCCTCATCGGCCTCTCGGGGACGTTCAACCCCGGCAGTTTCTACGACGCCGTCAACTCCATCGACAACTTCGGCCAGTGCTGTAACTTCAACCGGATTGACACGCCGGAACTGGACGAAATCGCGACGGAGGCACGGTTCTCCGTCGAGGCCGTCGAAGACTCACAGTTCCGGGGCGAGCAGTACGACAAGGTGTGGCAGGGACTTATCGAGCAGGCCCCGAACAGCTACACTGTCTTCGGGACAAACGTGACGGCGCTGTCGACGGAGTACGTCGGCTACAACACGTACACGTTCTCCAGCAGCATCCTGCCCTACGGCCTCCACGCCCCAGAAGACCAGCAGGTCGCCTATCTGAACCGGGAGTAA
- a CDS encoding ABC transporter permease: MSTERGRIRITGFDADRVESREPLSDWTEERDTETESRWERAWGEFRDNRSAMLGLYIVALMGILAVFARPVTIAGVTVQPFSLAPYDPSAILYVQGLDVSAYEAPSLAHPFGTDGSARDVFSRVLYGGRFSLSIGFIVVSITAAIGLVYGAIAGYYGGRIDEVMMRLLDLIFAFPGLLLALIIVAVLGKGYWELVLAFTVFGWAGYARLIRGEILKVKENEYVMAAKALGARDRRVIFRHVVPNAIAPLVVQASLSIGTVVIGVAALGFLGLGLPPGSAEWGTMLDATRETIVQGPGGTIPWWVTVFPGGAIFLFVMSMNLIGDGINDALNAQEGTDVATGGEV, from the coding sequence ATGAGTACTGAACGAGGACGCATACGCATAACGGGGTTCGACGCCGACCGCGTCGAGTCCCGCGAACCGCTATCCGACTGGACAGAGGAACGAGACACCGAAACCGAGAGTCGCTGGGAGCGCGCCTGGGGCGAGTTCCGTGACAACCGAAGCGCGATGCTCGGGCTCTATATTGTTGCCCTGATGGGAATCCTGGCTGTATTCGCACGCCCAGTGACAATCGCGGGCGTGACAGTCCAGCCCTTCTCGCTGGCCCCCTACGACCCGAGCGCGATTCTGTACGTGCAGGGTCTCGACGTGAGCGCGTACGAGGCCCCGTCGCTGGCCCATCCGTTCGGCACCGACGGCTCCGCCCGGGACGTGTTCTCCCGCGTGCTGTACGGCGGTCGGTTCAGCCTCTCGATTGGCTTCATCGTGGTCTCGATTACCGCCGCCATCGGGCTGGTGTACGGTGCCATTGCGGGCTACTACGGCGGCCGGATCGACGAAGTGATGATGCGGCTGCTCGACCTCATCTTCGCGTTCCCCGGCCTCCTGTTGGCGTTGATTATCGTCGCCGTGCTCGGCAAGGGGTACTGGGAGCTGGTGCTCGCGTTCACCGTGTTCGGCTGGGCCGGCTACGCCCGACTGATACGCGGTGAGATACTGAAGGTCAAGGAAAACGAGTACGTCATGGCCGCGAAGGCGCTGGGCGCGCGTGACCGTCGCGTCATCTTCAGACACGTCGTCCCCAACGCTATCGCGCCGCTGGTCGTTCAGGCCTCGCTCTCCATCGGGACGGTCGTCATCGGCGTGGCGGCGCTTGGCTTCCTCGGCCTCGGCCTCCCGCCCGGGTCCGCCGAGTGGGGGACGATGCTGGACGCAACCCGCGAGACCATCGTCCAGGGACCCGGCGGGACGATTCCCTGGTGGGTCACCGTGTTCCCCGGCGGCGCGATCTTCCTGTTCGTGATGTCGATGAACCTCATCGGTGACGGCATCAACGACGCGCTCAACGCGCAGGAAGGTACTGACGTAGCCACTGGAGGCGAGGTCTGA
- a CDS encoding ABC transporter ATP-binding protein yields the protein MSLLEVEDLTVNFYTEEGVVTAVDDLSFRIDRGEKFGVVGESGAGKSVTALSVMRLIEEPGRIESGTIRFDGQDLMELSDSAVRDVRGNDIAMIFQDAQTALNPVYTVGEQISEAIRHHLDYSDAEARDRTIRLLDDVGIPEPEARYDDYPHEFSGGMQQRAIIAMALSCDPELLIADEPTTALDVTIEAKILDRLDRLADEYDTAIQLITHDLGVIAEMCDRVMVMYAGRAVENAPVEELYYDPKHPYTVGLMSAIPRIGDRQDRLQTIPGTMPDLVEVPSGCSFHPRCPFAEEACTRKQPPLVDPETGDGVGLSDRSAACLAYTGDLDSELDYEVEVKGGRGSPPDDTQPDPRGGRTDTEPLQADSDPVGLDTDLLDRDGPDDSGGQQDG from the coding sequence ATGTCACTGCTGGAAGTCGAAGACCTCACGGTGAACTTCTACACCGAGGAAGGCGTCGTCACCGCCGTCGACGACCTCTCCTTTCGCATCGACCGCGGCGAGAAGTTCGGCGTCGTCGGCGAGAGCGGCGCGGGCAAGAGCGTCACCGCGCTGTCAGTGATGCGCCTCATCGAGGAACCGGGCCGTATCGAGAGCGGGACGATCCGCTTTGACGGCCAGGACCTCATGGAACTGTCCGACTCAGCGGTGCGGGACGTGCGGGGCAACGACATCGCGATGATATTCCAGGACGCCCAGACCGCGCTGAACCCGGTGTACACCGTCGGTGAGCAGATTTCCGAGGCCATCCGGCACCACCTCGACTACAGCGACGCGGAGGCCCGGGACCGCACGATCCGGCTGCTCGACGACGTTGGCATCCCGGAGCCGGAAGCCAGATACGACGACTACCCCCACGAGTTCTCCGGCGGGATGCAACAGCGGGCCATCATCGCGATGGCGCTGTCCTGTGACCCCGAACTCCTCATCGCCGACGAGCCGACGACGGCGCTGGACGTGACCATCGAGGCGAAGATCCTGGACCGCCTCGACCGCCTCGCCGACGAATACGACACGGCCATTCAGCTCATCACCCACGACCTCGGCGTCATCGCGGAGATGTGCGACCGGGTGATGGTGATGTACGCCGGCCGCGCCGTCGAGAACGCCCCTGTCGAGGAGCTGTACTACGACCCGAAACACCCCTACACCGTCGGGCTGATGAGCGCCATCCCACGCATCGGCGACCGGCAGGACCGGCTCCAGACGATTCCCGGGACGATGCCGGACCTCGTTGAGGTCCCCTCTGGCTGTAGCTTCCACCCGCGCTGTCCCTTCGCCGAGGAAGCCTGTACGCGCAAACAGCCGCCGCTCGTCGACCCCGAAACCGGCGACGGTGTCGGTCTGTCCGACCGCTCGGCGGCCTGTCTGGCCTACACCGGGGACCTCGATAGCGAACTGGACTACGAAGTCGAAGTGAAAGGGGGCCGGGGGAGTCCGCCAGACGATACCCAGCCCGACCCCCGCGGCGGGCGCACGGACACGGAACCACTCCAGGCCGACTCCGACCCGGTCGGTCTCGACACCGACCTGTTAGACCGCGATGGCCCAGACGACTCGGGAGGGCAACAGGATGGCTAA